A portion of the Lolium rigidum isolate FL_2022 chromosome 1, APGP_CSIRO_Lrig_0.1, whole genome shotgun sequence genome contains these proteins:
- the LOC124680172 gene encoding desmethyl-deoxy-podophyllotoxin synthase-like: MLLRLGEVPTLVLSSPEAAREVMKIQDLAFATRPLTPTMSVVTCGGRDIIFAPYGEYWRHLRKIAVTELLVARRVASFRAIREEEVAAMLREVGSAAAAGCQVDMRARLSTVVSDTTFRAVMGDRCKQRELFLRELDNLVGLATGFNPVDLWPSSWLVRRFSGTLRRAEENHALVYGIIRGVIQEHLDRNKQGEEDEDMLDVLLKIHKDGEIDMVAVEAVIFDLFAAGSETSATTLEWAMAELVKNPRVMKKVTAEVRRAFKAGGMVIEDRLGEVPYLHLVIRETLRMHGPAPLLLPRECQEPCQVMGFDVPKGTQVIVNAWALGHDERCWPDGTEEFRPERFQAGADAAAVDFRGTDFELLPFGAGRRMCPGMAFGLASVELPLASLLLHFDWEAPDMTGFDMTEAFGVTARRKADLLLRPSLRVPVPSP; encoded by the exons ATGCTCCTCCGTCTGGGCGAGGTGCCCACGCTGGTGCTGTCGTCCCCGGAGGCAGCCCGCGAGGTGATGAAGATCCAGGACCTGGCGTTCGCGACGCGGCCGCTGACGCCCACCATGAGCGTAGTGACCTGCGGCGGGCGAGACATCATCTTTGCGCCGTACGGCGAGTACTGGCGCCACCTCCGGAAGATCGCCGTCACGGAGCTCCTCGTGGCGCGCCGCGTCGCCTCCTTCCGCGCCATCCGCGAGGAGGAAGTGGCGGCCATGCTGCGTGAGGTCGggtccgccgccgcggccggctgCCAGGTGGATATGCGCGCCCGGCTGTCCACGGTCGTCTCCGACACCACGTTCCGCGCCGTCATGGGCGACCGGTGCAAGCAGCGTGAGCTGTTCCTGCGAGAGCTCGACAACCTCGTTGGGCTCGCGACGGGGTTTAACCCCGTGGACCTGTGGCCGTCGTCATGGCTCGTCAGACGCTTCAGCGGCACCCTGCGCCGCGCCGAGGAGAACCACGCCCTGGTGTACGGTATCATCAGGGGCGTTATCCAGGAGCATCTCGACAGGAATAAGCAgggcgaagaagacgaggacatgcTTGACGTGCTGCTCAAAATACACAAGGATGGTGAGATCGACATGGTCGCAGTCGAAGCCGTCATCTTC GATCTCTTCGCCGCCGGCAGCGAGACATCGGCAACAACGTTGGAATGGGCCATGGCGGAGCTGGTCAAGAACCCAAGGGTGATGAAGAAGGTGACGGCCGAGGTGCGCCGAGCCTTTAAGGCCGGCGGCATGGTGATCGAGGATAGGCTCGGAGAGGTGCCGTATCTGCACCTCGTCATACGGGAGACGCTCCGTATGCACGGCCCGGCGCCGCTGCTACTCCCACGCGAGTGCCAGGAGCCATGCCAGGTGATGGGCTTCGACGTGCCGAAGGGCACGCAGGTGATTGTCAACGCCTGGGCGCTGGGCCATGACGAGCGGTGCTGGCCCGACGGTACCGAGGAGTTCCGGCCGGAGCGATTCCAGGCCGGCGCcgacgcggcggcggtggactTCAGGGGCACTGATTTCGAGCTCCTGCCGTTCGGCGCCGGTCGGAGGATGTGCCCTGGGATGGCGTTCGGCCTTGCCAGCGTGGAGCTCCCGCTGGCCAGCCTGCTGCTCCACTTCGACTGGGAAGCGCCGGACATGACTGGGTTCGACATGACTGAGGCGTTCGGCGTCACCGCGCGGCGGAAGGCCGACCTCCTCCTGCGTCCTTCCCTCCGCGTGCCCGTGCCAAGCCCCTGA